The genomic region GGACCTATGTGTGGGAGTGAAGAAGCACGATGTGGAAAGCTTGTGACATAAGAGGGACAGGCGTCATCGGGCTGGTAGCCTGGTCTCGGATCCAGAGGCTCAACATATTCATACATGCGACTTGTGCGGCAAGAAGTACCGTGCAGCGATagacttatacagggtgtcccaagaaagtaatgccaagaaagataaaattacccagtatgttcacaacttcaagggcgcttagaaaaataaaacatactgggtaattttatctttcttggcattcattttttttttaaattccattcagagatctaacgatagtaaatgttaccatactgaattggcctatctatcagcttagcacacaaaaaatcaagcatctaccgcaatagtTCACGTCACCATCATAAAAAtatcatcgtactcggcgataggtgaaaaattaaaaaaaatcataactcctaaaatacgaaaaatcgcggaacatacatgggggtgattcagatagccctctaggtcctctacctcccagcttcagtatatcactacttcttgggacaccctgtatagccaTAAGCGGAAATGCATTGGCAGTCTCAACCGCTCTTGACACAGCGTTGCAACAATCATCCGTCAGGGATGCAGTGCCCATTGATGATGAAGTATAGGTTAAAATGAAAAACTTTTGGTCCAAAGTAGAGATcacgtgtttttatttcacagAATCTTTCAATACAATACAGCCATGTCAGCCATACATCAATAAGCTTATGTATAAAATCTACTTAGGATGAGGCCACAACATGTTTGACAAATTATTTCTATCActattatttttcaataaatatcatacAAACATGGAATGGTAATAATATTGCCAGAAAGGAAAGCTCAAGAAATAAGTGTTCTCATACATGCTAGTGATATTAGTGGTAGTGGCCTTTTATTTTACAAGTTATTTGCGTATGTTATGTTCTctctaagggctgatttagacggcgcgtaaGAACTcccatacgattttagttacattgcggaccatggaggttacgtcaattcagccgaccgatcaaatgacgcaatgtaatgaaactcgcatgcgagttctcgcaccgtctaaatgagcctaacTTCATTGATGTCCGTGACACCAAGAGAGTTATCAATATTGAATAAGGAGTTCATGCTACTAGTTAGACATTGGCAGTGTGCCGCGTAGGCTACGGTCTGGATGCAAGCGGCGAGCGGAaaatcagccggcctagccaaggtgacaatcgctattgcTTCGACAATGAAACACTTTGAGCCTCTCTagttcggttactgatgaagttaaagtgacgtcacaaagtttgtgtctcccccctcccccatgtcacaatgtcacattttcttgaccccctccctccccctaaacgtgtgacgtaattaatggatgaccccctatcactcttccatatgagtgcgacagtgacagttgcgtttcgatcgctacggagcgtaagcgcttggcacgttggctacgcggccagagcCATTCATACATTACGCAAGACCAAATGCATGAACAAATGATTTGCCCCTTGACACACCGCGCGCCGCTTACATCCAGTCCGCGGCCTAATTGGCCTAAACGCTCCTTGCACGACTGGCTTAGACTAAGGCGATAACTATAAGTTGGAGCGAGatacagcgatcggacctttcgttcccacctatggtaatcgccttagccgaagccagtcgcgcaatgccTTCCCCGAGGCTTCGCCATACTACATGCTccctcccggtactgagtttgtatggcgagaaccggaaTTCCCgcttccggtactgtatttgtatagaaaacagggatgttgcgaatatccgcatccgcatccgcaaccacggaacttccgcattattttcaacatccgcatcagcataaaatcgatgcggatttaatgcggatgcggatgtggaacaggtcggtacaggaacgtcttagcaacggcgtaagtgctagattgctaggtaatttagtcattaaccaaaaaaacctattagaaatgagcagtcaagcatgagtgggacttaatgtacggaacccttggaacgcgagtccgactcgcacttggccggatttttgaaaaaaaaattactaaaatgtaatatttgacgttttttatggtactatctactatcttgacatccgcgtccgcatccgcatccgcggatgtgagtctttaaaaatctgcatccgcggatgtcaaaaaatcggcatccgcaacatccctgatagaaaaccagtaccgggagcactcctTACAAGCATGCACAGTCGACGCTGACGCCGACCGCCATTAAGTGAGTTTTGTTTTAACCATAGATAAATGTAGTAacaatagagtgctcactccatacatcagttttggtactaaaaagattattattttcgtagtcgacatttagcatcgaatagcggaatcATCAGTACCactacttgatactagatgtctagtgagtcgcgactcacgaaaattgtattgaaccacaatttacaactaatattaaaacaaaaggagttaaaaatagagttccggctaatatggttatattattaagtgaaaattgttgagcattagacttttgggttggtgcaacatctattgtcaagtagcagtactgataattctgctactcgatgctagatgtcgactatgaaaatatacttggtcaaccagatcatgacagtagaaaaaggcggcaaatttgaaaaatgtaggcgcgaagggatatcgtcccatagaaaatttgaatttcgcgcctttttttactgataggatttggttgaccagctataatagtctttttggtaccaaaactgatgtatggagtgagcactctatttttttctctatggttttaaCTAATGGCGGTTGAGAGGCGTAGATGATTAGTTAGTCTTGGCAGTGCGCAGCGTGAACCCCTCCCCCTTGAAGGCCTCGAAGGGCTGGGTGGGCGTGTCCTCGCGCGCGCTGGACGGCCGCGTGCGGATGAACCGGATCGTGCCGATCTCATACTCGTAGTCGGGGATGCCGCGGACGTAGGGCTGGAAACCAATAGTTCAAGTTTCAAGTCTAAAGTAATACGTATATATTATGCaccttaagccccgtctccatatcgcgcggcaaaccatcgaatagccggtttaaactctcgcgcgagccacgagacgagacgcgagtccactgtttacactcgcgttcggcttgtcattcggttataaaccttatgccgtgccgttagtgtttaaattacattagctcgacgagcttgcgagccacgagacgagccgcgagcccaccgcttacactcgcgtctcgtggcgcggctcgtctcATGACTCGTGCGAGAGTTTAATTCGCCtagaacattggctcgcgcggcagccgcacgcaatggataccgggcgcatcgagtttgctcgcgcggcagcccggtatcgattgcgcgcggctgccgcgcgagccaatgttcgatggtttatacgcgcgatatggagacggggctttagttctacaaatataatattgacaaagggaatagagtgtatagagagttactgtcatggtaaattatgttgCCATAgaacatttactgccatctttcgatagAATATTAAAACTGTAGAACgcaatttgactttgatccttattctttcactgatatgtgttaattggtaaaatattgaaattaacgccatctactcgacagtaggtcaaaggttatggcgccatcgctcgaaaagattgcaccacacctatggcctactgtcgagtagatggcgttaatttgaCAATCcgtctctatttcaaattctctttgatatTGACAACGCGACGGTGGGAAACTTGTGCCAATGCCAATGCGATATCAGAGTTGAGTATTGAGGGGACCACGGATTATTTGCACGACGGTCCCTGACCTTGATATGGGTTGTGAAGATCTATAGAAAGGACAGATGAGTTGCTGTGATGTTCCACGTCGCCCTGGGTCTCTCATTAACTCTCATTTCCAAGTAAGTTTTATAATGTCACTGGTCATACCTGTCGACTTTGCGCCGCGGGCTCGAAGTCGCTCTCACTGGTCAACTTCTTCTTGCCATCCAGCCGGTTCCCCTCCCCCTTGAAGGCCACAAAGCCGCTGGGTTCGGGCATGAGGGCTGCGGGGTCATGTTCCGCCTCGCCATGGGTCTCTTATCATAAACTCTTATTACCTGTCGACTTTGCGCCGCGGGCTCGGAGTCGCTCTCGCTGGTCAGTTTCTTCTTGCCATCCAGCCGGTTCCCCTCCCCCTTGAAGGCCACAAAGCCGCTGGGTTCGGGCATGAGGGCTGCGGGGTCATGTTCCGCCTCGCCATGGGTCTCTTATCATAAACTCTTATTACCTGTCGACTTTGCGCCGCGGGCTCGGAGTCGCTCTCGCTGGTCAGTTTCTTCTTGCCATCCAGCCGGTTCCCCTCCCCCTTGAAGGCCACAAAGCCGCTGGGTTCGGGCATGAGGGCTGCGGGGTCATGTTCCGCCTCACTCTGGGTCTCTTATCATAAACTCTTATTACCTGTCGACTTTGCGCCGCGGGCTCGGAGTCGCTCTCACTGGTCAGTTTCTTCTTCTTGCCATCCAGCCGGTTCCCCTCCCCCTTGAAGGCCACAAAGCCGCTGGGTTCGGGCATGAGGGCTGCAGCGTCATGTTCCGCCTCGCCCTGGGTCTCTTATCATAAACTCTTATTACCTGTCGACTTTGCGCCGCGGGCTCCGAGTCGCTCTCACTGGTCAGTTTCTTCTTCTTGCCATCTAGCCGGTTCCCCTCCCCCTTGAAGGCCACAAAGCCGCTGGGTTCGGGCATGAGGGCTGCGGGGTCATGTTCCGCCTCGCGCTGGGTCTCGTGGCTCGTACGCTCCTCTTCCTTGTAGCCGACGGGAGATTCGAATTCTACCTGTTAGGATACAAAATCGCGTTAGTATCATTATTACTACGATGCTGTTTTAAGAGACCTCTATAATAAGTACcaaatgataatgataaatcACTCCGTGGGATAAAGAACCACACCACCACAAATGCGACCTTATATAACTTAACCCGCCCGGTAATAGCCCGGTGGAGATGGGTGCTTACctgaaataaaatcaatttattttattatttttaaccctttataaGGCATAAGGGTGACAGAAATGTTCAAAATAATGTCggaaatatatgtaattataggTTGTTTGACAAGCCGTTCAGTACTCAGCAACACACTTAACTGACCAATGTATACCTTACCTCCTTGCCATAGGGTTTACAAACGTTCAATAGGGGTACTCACGTTCATATCGCACTCGATTATGATGACCGCGTTCCCGGGCTTGGTTTCCAGCACGCACAGCTCGTACACTTTGGAGTTGTACTTGATGGCGATGACGTCACCGGTGGTCAGGCATGAGAAGTTACGGAGGCAGTTCTCCAGTACTGAGAAGCGAAATTATATAATCAGTCAGGGCAACAGGGAACAGCATGTGAGGTGAAGATCCAAAACACAATGCACTGCTAAATTAGTGTGGTTCTAACTTTGGCTTTTATCTTTTATGACATAAATAATCTGCCCAGTGGAGATGAGTGTTATTTACCTGCTTTAGGATTGCTTATGTCTAAGAAGTCTTCAGAAAGCGGCTTGAATTTGGAGAATGTGGCAACGGGCAGGGACACACTCTCAATCTGGAGCAGAGTTCCCTCCTCCATCACCAAATTGGCCATCATCTGTaaattaattcataattcataataattcataattcgttTATTGTCTGTAGAACATGGGTATATACAATGATGGAACATTAAAATATAGAATCACCATGGTCTTGCCATTAGGCGTACAAACAGTCAAACTTATAACTATAACTACTTATTACTACTTAATACATAAGTCATGcagaatacaatatttttaagtacatTATTAGTTAACAAAAGCGGTCTCATATGTTAAAATGTATCACTAAACTAGTATCATTAAACAAATACAATACCATAGACTGctaaagaaatagttatttgtacaacaagagatcaaagtttaatatttcttcgagtgcttattttgagtcccgtgcaagcgaaagattctacagtagattcacgagcgtagcgaggaaataactttgatctcgtgtagttcacaaaacttttcacctcagcagtgagaacaattttgctcactgtttttaagtagcaaagtacccttgttcgagctgctgaggtgaaaaataaattgtgcgttaatattttattattcccaGACTGAAAAATTACCTTTCGCATTCCAAGCGTGATATGGACTATAAAAAAGATATCTCAGGACTGTGAGTATATAGCCccatctccatatcgcgcggcaaacaatcgaacattggctcgcgcggcagccacgcgcaatggataccgggctgccgcgcgagccaactggACCATTAtgccggccacacacactaggttataaccgatggttatgcctgcacagtttacttgtgcaggcataactgaacgtgtgtatgacatgactccttgcctgcgcaagcaaactccttgcctgcgcaagcaaaattgaaaatatcaaaatttatattttttgcctgtcggttgtgcttgcgcacttcgcttgcgcaggcataactgaacgtgtgtggctggcaggcttgataggcttcagttatccagtgattgccgaggggataggtcgcaagtcactgtgcaacaatgtcgtctcgcaaacggaatgcaattgtagaggatttttagggttccgtaaccaaagggtaaaacgggaccctataattactaagactccactgtccgtccgtccgtctgtcactaggctgtatctcatgaactatgctagttagactgttgaaatgttcacagataatctatttctgttgcctctagtacaacaaataaatactaccggccaagtgcgagtcggagtggggctcctatgattttttttccgtttttatagataatggtacggtacccttcgtgcgcgagtcccactcgcacttggccagttttattattttttaagtgtggagtggattcatggtttgtatgcgtgtatggctgacgaaatataaacctaataacgctattgcgtcgacgtcaaccaccgctaccggtgccatgatggtttgaactgagagtttgtgcaggtttgtcgttacgtgtgtgtgccctatggaactcggtcgtgcctgttggttttgcttgcaggttttgcttgcacaagcaaaaccgacacgcaaaacctagtgtgtgtggccagctTTAGCCGGGTACTGACTGAGCGAGCAGCCTCGCGAGGAAAATCCTCGGTCAGTCAGGACGTGTCTCGCCCGAGGTAAACGCATGTCCGAGCGTTGTCGGTTTTTCGACGCGCGGCAAAGGAATGTTCGCGCGCAGTTGGGACGGATGTGTAT from Cydia amplana chromosome 19, ilCydAmpl1.1, whole genome shotgun sequence harbors:
- the LOC134656936 gene encoding ubiquitin recognition factor in ER-associated degradation protein 1 isoform X3, which codes for MFHEISRPFNMTYRCFSVSMLPGNERQDVERGGKIIMPPSALEQLTRLNIEYPMIFKLTNKKSKRSTHCGVLEFVADEGKVYLPHWMMANLVMEEGTLLQIESVSLPVATFSKFKPLSEDFLDISNPKAVLENCLRNFSCLTTGDVIAIKYNSKVYELCVLETKPGNAVIIIECDMNVEFESPVGYKEEERTSHETQREAEHDPAALMPEPSGFVAFKGEGNRLDGKKKKLTSESDSEPAAQSRQPYVRGIPDYEYEIGTIRFIRTRPSSAREDTPTQPFEAFKGEGFTLRTAKTN
- the LOC134656936 gene encoding ubiquitin recognition factor in ER-associated degradation protein 1 isoform X2, with product MFGFNMFHEISRPFNMTYRCFSVSMLPGNERQDVERGGKIIMPPSALEQLTRLNIEYPMIFKLTNKKSKRSTHCGVLEFVADEGKVYLPHWMMANLVMEEGTLLQIESVSLPVATFSKFKPLSEDFLDISNPKAVLENCLRNFSCLTTGDVIAIKYNSKVYELCVLETKPGNAVIIIECDMNVEFESPVGYKEEERTSHETQREAEHDPAALMPEPSGFVAFKGEGNRLDGKKKKLTSESDSEPAAQSRQPYVRGIPDYEYEIGTIRFIRTRPSSAREDTPTQPFEAFKGEGFTLRTAKTN
- the LOC134656936 gene encoding ubiquitin fusion degradation protein 1 homolog isoform X1 encodes the protein MFQFGFNMFHEISRPFNMTYRCFSVSMLPGNERQDVERGGKIIMPPSALEQLTRLNIEYPMIFKLTNKKSKRSTHCGVLEFVADEGKVYLPHWMMANLVMEEGTLLQIESVSLPVATFSKFKPLSEDFLDISNPKAVLENCLRNFSCLTTGDVIAIKYNSKVYELCVLETKPGNAVIIIECDMNVEFESPVGYKEEERTSHETQREAEHDPAALMPEPSGFVAFKGEGNRLDGKKKKLTSESDSEPAAQSRQPYVRGIPDYEYEIGTIRFIRTRPSSAREDTPTQPFEAFKGEGFTLRTAKTN